A genome region from Sulfuriferula thiophila includes the following:
- the cobO gene encoding cob(I)yrinic acid a,c-diamide adenosyltransferase: MSLTPEQTAEKNARHTTRMARKKAIIDAAIASATDERGLLIVITGNGKGKSTSAFGTMGRALGYGMKIGVCQFIKSRTDTGEEAFFGAQPNVEWHVLGDGFTWDTQNREQDIATAERGWAVATRMLNDPSFDLLVFDELTYLLSYGYLDNDLVLDAIASRPAMQHVIVTGRGAMDALIELADTVSIIADEKHAYRAGVKAQRGIDL; this comes from the coding sequence ATGAGCCTGACCCCGGAACAAACCGCCGAAAAGAACGCCCGCCACACCACACGCATGGCCCGCAAAAAGGCCATCATTGATGCCGCCATCGCCAGTGCCACCGACGAGCGCGGCCTGCTCATCGTCATTACCGGCAACGGCAAAGGCAAAAGCACCTCGGCCTTCGGCACCATGGGGCGCGCGCTGGGCTACGGCATGAAGATAGGCGTGTGCCAGTTCATCAAAAGCCGCACCGACACCGGCGAAGAAGCCTTCTTCGGCGCACAGCCCAATGTCGAATGGCATGTGCTGGGCGACGGTTTCACCTGGGATACCCAGAATCGCGAACAAGACATTGCCACCGCCGAACGCGGCTGGGCGGTCGCTACGCGCATGCTTAATGACCCCAGTTTCGACCTGCTGGTGTTCGACGAGCTCACCTACCTGCTCTCCTACGGCTATCTGGACAACGACCTGGTACTCGACGCCATCGCCAGCCGCCCCGCCATGCAGCACGTCATCGTCACCGGCCGCGGCGCAATGGATGCGCTGATCGAGCTGGCTGACACCGTCTCCATCATCGCCGATGAAAAGCACGCCTACCGCGCCGGAGTCAAAGCCCAACGCGGCATCGATTTATGA